CCCGTGGCGGGAGCTGAACGTGGTGAGCGGCGGCTCAAGGACAAGTACGTCCCCGCCTTGGCAGCGGCCTACGGGGTGAGCGAGGAGGAGTTGCGGCGCGCGGAGGACCGATCCATCGCCAAGGCGCAGGGTGGTGAAGCCGAATCGGAGGCCACCGGGACCGCACCCACGACCGGGGGACCGCCCGGCACGTTGGCGGAGAGAATCACCCTGATCCTGGAGCGTTCGTATCCCGGCGAGCAGGGTCCGCCAACGGACGAGGAGATCGCTGACGCGATCAACTCGCATGCCGGGGCGCGGGTCATCTCCAAAGCAGGCGTTCTGGATCTGCGTACCGGCGCCGTGGATACGGCATCGCCTGTCGTCCTTGAGGGCCTGGCGGCGTTCCTCGGTGTCTCACCGATGTACTTCCAGCCGGATGACGCCGTGGCCCGCC
Above is a window of Streptomyces sp. DT2A-34 DNA encoding:
- a CDS encoding helix-turn-helix transcriptional regulator, which encodes MRRAAEVAQTDVATAVGVADSTVAGWETGLATPDPEKLPALAKALRRELDDLFPRTGLPDLTDLRCDAGYYQYETARLIGTKSAGPVAGAERGERRLKDKYVPALAAAYGVSEEELRRAEDRSIAKAQGGEAESEATGTAPTTGGPPGTLAERITLILERSYPGEQGPPTDEEIADAINSHAGARVISKAGVLDLRTGAVDTASPVVLEGLAAFLGVSPMYFQPDDAVARQVYEGLQLLSASRKGAVGRVKGRGMGSQGLPTNVMEFVNDLVTELEEREPDDRE